Proteins encoded by one window of Cervus canadensis isolate Bull #8, Minnesota chromosome 18, ASM1932006v1, whole genome shotgun sequence:
- the LOC122421208 gene encoding mediator of RNA polymerase II transcription subunit 4-like gives MAAASSGETEERPGGGLGAAGGNSRRERLLSALEDLEVWSRELVEMLAISRNQKLLQSGEENQVLELLIHRDGEFQELMKLALNQGKAHHEMEVFEKEVEKRDSDIQQLQKQLKEAEQIPATAVYQAIEKLKSIEKARKGAISSEEMIKYAHRISASNAVCAPLTWVPGDPRRPYPTDLEMRSGLLGQMNNPSTNGVNGHLPGDALAAGRLPDVLAPQYPWQSNDMAINRLPPNHSHDFLLEPPGHNKENEADVEVMSTDSSSSTSDSD, from the coding sequence ATGGCGGCGGCATCGAGTGGCGAGACGGAGGAGCGGCCGGGCGGCGGCTTAGGAGCTGCCGGCGGTAACAGCAGGCGAGAGCGGCTGCTGTCAGCGCTGGAAGATCTGGAGGTCTGGTCGAGAGAACTTGTAGAAATGCTGGCAATTTCAAGAAACCAAAAGTTGCTACAGTCTGGAGAGGAGAACCAGGTCCTGGAGTTGTTAATTCACAGAGATGGGGAATTTCAGGAACTAATGAAATTGGCACTTAATCAGGGAAAAGCCCATCATGAAATGGAAGTTTTcgaaaaagaagtagaaaagagaGACAGTGATATTCAGCAACTACAAAAACAGCTAAAGGAAGCAGAACAGATACCGGCAACAGCTGTTTACCAAGCAATAGAAAAACTCAAGtcaatagaaaaagcaagaaaaggtgCTATTTCCTCTGAAGAAATGATTAAGTATGCACATAGGATTAGTGCAAGTAATGCTGTGTGTGCCCCACTGACCTGGGTCCCAGGGGACCCACGGAGACCATACCCAACTGATTTGGAGATGAGAAGTGGATTACTGGGTCAGATGAACAATCCTTCCACTAATGGAGTAAATGGTCATCTCCCAGGGGATGCACTTGCAGCGGGCAGACTGCCAGATGTCCTTGCTCCACAGTATCCCTGGCAGTCAAATGACATGGCGATAAATAGGTTGCCACCAAACCACAGTCATGACTTTCTGTTGGAACCTCCAGGGCACAACAAAGAAAACGAGGCCGATGTAGAGGTTATGTCAACGGACTCCTCAAGCAGCACCAGTGACTCTGATTAG